One genomic region from Microcystis panniformis FACHB-1757 encodes:
- a CDS encoding 2Fe-2S iron-sulfur cluster-binding protein, protein MTISVRFLPDDIIIEAETGELLLDVAKKAGIDIPTGCLMGSCHACEVELDDGTQICSCITGIPSDRDSLTVHLYSDPLW, encoded by the coding sequence ATGACTATTTCAGTGCGTTTTTTACCCGATGATATCATCATAGAAGCGGAAACTGGAGAACTATTATTAGATGTAGCCAAAAAAGCGGGAATTGACATTCCTACTGGCTGTTTAATGGGTTCCTGTCACGCTTGTGAAGTAGAATTAGATGATGGTACTCAAATTTGTAGTTGTATTACTGGTATCCCCAGCGATCGAGATTCTTTAACTGTTCATTTATACTCCGATCCGCTTTGGTAG
- a CDS encoding cytochrome b/b6 domain-containing protein has translation MKTNQPYQPLLLRILHGFTGIALIAAMVTAYWTYDTFDGRWLKLPLPEYQEIESIHGTFGLYTLIIFPVFAIYAFRRGNKRLIQSDSLNKLTQFGKPIWWYSLHRLVNTLTLFALTFALYSGRMMDSKWLPEGELNHFWYYAHLLSWLIMAVCLVLHLLMTAKVGGVPLLLSILKWGFREQDSPKLWLSQLRQWGLSLRLANSFQWLQSLNLYKVLEIVVLLAIIAAWIIPKFD, from the coding sequence ATGAAAACTAATCAACCTTATCAACCTCTTTTACTGCGAATTCTGCACGGATTCACGGGAATTGCCCTCATTGCCGCCATGGTTACGGCCTATTGGACCTATGATACTTTTGACGGTCGTTGGTTAAAACTGCCCTTACCAGAATATCAAGAAATTGAAAGTATTCATGGCACTTTTGGCCTCTATACTCTGATTATCTTTCCCGTTTTTGCTATCTATGCTTTTCGTCGGGGCAACAAAAGATTAATTCAAAGTGATTCTCTTAACAAATTAACCCAATTTGGTAAGCCGATTTGGTGGTATAGTCTCCATCGTTTAGTCAATACTTTGACTCTTTTTGCCCTAACTTTTGCTTTGTATAGTGGCCGGATGATGGATTCCAAATGGCTACCAGAAGGGGAATTAAATCACTTTTGGTATTATGCCCATTTGCTCAGTTGGTTAATTATGGCAGTATGTCTGGTGCTGCACCTGCTCATGACTGCTAAAGTGGGGGGAGTTCCCCTGTTATTGTCTATCCTTAAATGGGGTTTTCGTGAACAAGATAGCCCGAAATTATGGTTATCTCAATTACGTCAATGGGGGTTAAGTTTGCGTCTAGCCAATAGTTTTCAGTGGCTACAATCTCTTAACTTATATAAAGTCTTAGAAATTGTTGTTTTATTGGCTATTATAGCAGCTTGGATTATTCCCAAGTTTGACTAA